GGAGACATAGTAATGTACAAGTAGGAATGTGACAATCCGCATTATTGGTATTTGACTGAACACCTAATAGTAGATATTGGTATTTGTCAAACACTGAATattaaacacaaataaaatatgaTGCTGAGACCCGGCATGTCAGTGAGATTTTTTAGACAGGCAATAAGTCCATAAAATATTGGACTCCCCAAAGCATTTCAGGAGAATCAGAGAGACCTCTGCACCTACCACAGTAGCGGAAACCAGGAAATTGGGATTACTCTACTACAGCTGTGTCACCAACAACCTCACAGTCACAACCCTGCAAAGTGCATCGGATTCCCACACGGATGGTAACATTTTCTGTCCttcattttggttttaaattttgtttactttttgacATTACTGCAacaacatttacaaataaaatatttattccaaAGTTCTCCTTACTGATCCCCCCTGCCCCGAAGTACATCAGAAAAGAAACTTGAAAGGGAAGAGTAAATTCACTTGGTAAAGTGTAACTACACTAGAGAGCAGCAAATAGTTCCATTCACCAtctgggggaggaggatggagTTATTGTGCGTTTTAAAGTTTACTGTGGAGCAAAAGAGgtgtaaaagaaataaaataagtatGCAAATAGTTGTACCAGACAAGCATGGCTTAGGAATGATCTCTAACCTGTTAGCATATCTGCCTAAACAGATTATTCAGCGTATGGGGTCCACTCTTAGTACAGTGACACTGAGCACCAAaagtacaaaaaaataaaaagtaaatgtaAAAGCAATAAAACCCTCACCTCGCCAGTTCTCCTTTCTAGAAATTTAACAATTACACTATGAACCAATGTTATCATTCCTCATGTATCCTCTTCGTTCTTCTGCTCCCAAACTGCCTTTTCTTCCCAtgatcagttttctttttaattctacCTAGAGGACAGGTAGCAGGTTTTATCTCCAAACAAGAGAAGTTAGCTATTTAGGCATCACCCATGAAGCCCAATTCTCTTTCTTTGTACAGATGTCCTATGTAGGACTTGGGCAAGAGATTCCTATCCCACAAACCACTGCCAGCACAGAAAACAGCTGCAGAGCGGCACCACAGACACTACTGCAACCCTCATACTGTAGTAGCAaccggtgcttaatttgtaattgtcataaaaataaagggaagggtaaacccctttgaaatccctcctggccaggggaaagctcctctcacctgtaaagggttaagaagctaaaggtaacctcgctggcacctgacccaaatgaccaatgaggagacaagatactttcaaaagctgggaggagggagagaaacaaagggtctgtgtgtctgtctatattctgtctttgccggggatagaccaggaatggagtcttagaacttttagtaagtaatctagctaggtacgtgttagattatgatttctttaaatggttgagaaaagaattgtgctgaatagaataactatttctgtctgtgtatcttttttgtaacttaaggttttgcctagaggggttctctgtgttttgaatctaattaccctgtaaggtatctaccatcctgattttacaggggggatttcttatttctaattacttctatttttattagaagtcttcttgtaagaaaactgaatgctttttcattgttctcagatccaagggtttgggtctgtggtcacctatgcaaattggtgaggctttttatccaacatttcccaggaaagggggggtgcaagtgttgggaggattgttcattgttcttaggatccaagggtctgggtctgtagtcacctaggcaaattggtgaggctttttaccaaaccttgtccaggaagtggggtgcaaggttttgggaagtattttggggggaaagacgtgtccaaacagctcttccccagtaaccagtatttgtttggtggtggtagtggccaatccaaggacaaagggtggaatattttgtaccttggggaagttttgacctaagctggtaaagataagcttaggaggtttttcatgcaggtccccacatctgtaccctagcgttcagagtgggggaggaaccttgacagtaatgAAAGAGGGCAGTGGCTGAAGCTGGGTGGCTGAAGAGCGGAGGCTGCTGGCCaagcgcccagctctgaaggcagcaccaccgccagcagcagtgcagaagtaagggtggcatggtgtgTTTTATTGCCACccatacttctgcgctgctgctggcggtggtgctgccttcagagttgggtggccagagagtggcagctactggctgggagcccagagctgccagggctatgaactgccaaggctagaggggctggggctcagaagcatggtctagtggttacagcacagAATTAGGAGTCTGGaaatctgagttctattcctggctctactaCATGGGACTTTGAGCgggtcactttgcctctctgtgttGGGGATAAGAATGCCCGGGCACAAATTTAACACTGGTAGTAACCATTAACCGCTCAGATACACAGGCATTTGCCTGGCCATGTTCCCTCTCTGCCTACGTCTTGTCCTCAAACCCTGCCTCCATGCcaccagagagagaaaaatgccATGGAACGAGTTTCCAAGATGAGCAGCTGGTGCATTGTCCCTGTGAATAATGGGGATTCCCAGGCTTTTTAGatgctgtcaaggctgaatccccactctggcacttcaagtgcagaaggtgggggcccgcaaggattaaaaaaaaaatcaatactggCCACTCTAGGCTTGTaataaactcccaaggttacagcgtttctctgaccttggcttggtaaacgctgccaccacccaaatgtaACACCCCTTTTGAAACCCAGGAAGACGCACTTGCGAATTCCTTCCTgcgggtaccctcaagccctttcacccccattctggggaagagctgaggaaattaagaaagaaaacgaaggaaattagctgttgccaccagctaattaaacaaactatgcacaaacctcttaggacaccaaaaatccaatcctgttaataaaaaaaaaacatacattttatcaaaaacaaaaagaaagaaaatacatctggaaataaggcttttgctagattttaaaacagcatatccaaaaatcaagcacccaaaatagctttcttgggggttcagcttaaaggttacaagcaaataaaagcatCTGGTGTTAGCACAGAGAAGTTCACAAGCCACTAAGAAATAATAGAAATAACCCTAATCCCATCTTTCTAGACAGtccctaatttacttacatatctgaggATTCAGATAAGTAGGTTTGAGGTATGATTTAATAATCTataatcatacctggcttaaagctgcttacagcattgctgctccgcgtccctgcagcccaaagagaacaaaaaagggaaagtttctttgccaattttaaaaagttctaccttcccatggctcttctggtcaggtgcccacttccttttctttacctgggggacatttaaccctttacaggtaaggcaagcagagaacagctaccaagagaaATTTTACAGCAAACTGGCTGGTTGGGtgcccataaaagggagctaacccccaccccgcccacttCATTTATTACAGATGCAGTGGAGTGGCAGAATTTACAAGATTGCTTTTACTGAGCTAGATCATCAGCTGTTAGCTCATTAAATCTGTatagctctactgacttcagtgtggctaCGCCTATTCACACTCACTGAGAATCTGGGCTGCTGTCTTCTACATGGAGTTCTGTTTCACCGTTTGGAACAATGACTGGCGAATGCACACACTGCTGAGCATTATTGACTTCTAAAATTATGTTTTTGGCATCATACTGATATTCAATTCTCTTATAGACTGAAATAacttaccccccctcccccaatacccAGTCATCAAAGTTTATGAGGAACTCAAGCTCTTTACTaagtagaaaataaaatatacttttgaAAGTTACATTAAACACTGTTATAGCAGCAGCTTATATATCAGCACTCATCAACAGAATAGCAGAGTATCCAAGAACTCAATATACATTTAGACTATGTCAAAAGATCACAACATCTACTGATACTGGAAGGGAGGGTGAAGTTATTTAGGATTTCTATtcttgtagcacctaggagccctcaTCATGGACCatggccctattgtgctaggtactgtacaaacaccagTTTGCTTGGAAATTCCTTCTGAAAAGGTGTGGGGCTACTAGGAGGCTGGACAGCCACACTGTTTTAGAGCCAGATGTGCAGTAACATGTCAAAGGAAGAACACTGAACCGCAACCCTGTAGCAGCAGCAACTGTCTTCTCCCTATCTCCTCACCCCACATAAGTCCCAGGGCAGTGGCGCGGGGAAGGGGGTGCAAGAGAGTCCATAAGGAGATGTAATTTCTATTATGCTTTGGCAATGTTTCTAAGCCTGGGGTGGCTATGTTGGGGCAGATTTATGCTAGCCTGGGGAGGtacagaagagagaaaagaagtGGGGGCAGAGGAACCTGCCACACTCCATGTACTTCCATGGCTGTGGGTAGTGTGTAGCCTCCCTGGAGGGCCCCTGCAGCAAGACATGGGCAGCAGCTGACATACACAGCACTGCTAGCTCAAGCTTCTCTTCACAGCTCCATGACACTCATCACTTCTGGGTCACTGCACACTGGGTCACTTAGACTGCTACTAAGTCTGGGACCACTAAGCCGACATGGTCCCAGACTTAGTAGCAGTTGTTGAACCAGGTGACCCGCTTCATCAGCCTACGCAGATGTTAAACTTGTATTTCTGTTGGTCTCTAATTGTTTTGCAGATGGAAATTAAAGATCCCCTGGCACTTTTTGTGACGAAACCAGAGGAAAActctctcagccctggtctacactaggagttgaggtcgaatttagcagcgttaaatcgatttaaccctgcacccgtccacacgacgaagccctttttttcccgacttaaagggctcttaaaactgatttccacccccaacaaggggattagcgctgaaatcggccttgctgggtcgaatttggggtattgtggaagcaattagacggtattggcctccgggagctatcccagagtgctccattgtgaccgctctggacaggactctcaactcagaggcactggccaggtagacaggaaaaggcccgcgaacttttgaatttcaatttcctgtttggccagcatggcaagctgcaggtgaccatgcagagctcatcagcagaggtgaccatgatggagtcccagaatggcaaaagagctccagcatggactgaacaggaggtacgggatctgatcgctgtatggggagaggaatccgtgctatcagaactcgaaatgccaaaacatttgtcaaaatctcccagggcatgaaggacagaggccataacagggacccgaagcagtgccacgtgaaacttaaggagctgaggcaagcctaccagaaaaccagagaggcgaatggctgCTCTGGGTctgagccccaaacatgccgcttctatgatgagctgcatgccattttagggggttcagccaccactaccccagccgtgttgtttgactccttcaatggagatggaggcaacacggaagcaggttttggggacgaggaagatgatgatgaggaggttgtagatagctcacagcaaggaagcggagaaaccatttttcccgacagccaggaactgtttctcaccctggacctggagccagtaccccccgaatccacccaaagctgcctcccggacccaccaggcggagaagggacctctggtgagtgtaccttttaaaatactatacatggtttaaaagcaagcatgtttaatgattaatttgccctggcattcgtggctctgcTGGATATATTCCCAAAGcccttgcaaaaggtttctggggagggcagccttattccatccaccatggtaggacactttaccactccaggccagtacgtactcgggaatcattgtagaacaaagcattgcagtgtatgtttgctagcgttcaaacaacatccgttctttatctctctgtgttatcctcaggagagtgatatcattccgGGTCAcctgaaatagggtgcttttcttaagaggacactcagaggtgcccgttcctgctgggctgtttgcctgtggctgaacagaaaggttctccgctgttagccacggggaggggggaggggggaggggctagccactcactggggggaggcaaaatgcgaccttgtaacgaaagcacatgagCCCTGTAGGtcatgttaacagcaaggtttaccatgaaagagtgtacccattgttctataaaatgtgtctttttaaataccattgtctttttttattctccaccagctgcatgtgtttcaaggatcacaggatcttctccttcccagaggctagcaaagattagaaggcgaaaaaaatgcactcgtgatgaaatgttctctgagctcatgctgttctcccacactgacagagcacagacgaatgcgtggaggcagacaatgtcagagtgaaggaaagcacaaaatgactgggaggagaggtggcgggctgaagagagggctgaagctgaaaggtggtggcagtgtgatgagaggaggcaggattcaatgctgaggctgctggaggatcaaactaatgcgctccagcgtatggttgagttgcaggaaaggcagcaggagcacagaccaccgctatagcccctgtgtaaccaaccgccctcctccccaagttccatagcctcctcacccagacgcccaagaacgcggtgggggggcctccagccacccagccactctatcccagaggattgcccaagcaacagaagactggcattcaataagttttaaagttttaaacttttaaagtgctgtatggccttgtccttccctcctccaccacccctcctggtgcttctctcctccaccacccctcctgggctatgttggcagttatccccctatttgtgtgatgaatgaataaagaatgcatgaatgtgaagcaacaatgactttattgcgtCTCCAAGTGATGatcgaagggaggtggggagggtggttagcttacagggaagtagagtgaaccaaggggcggggggggttcattaaggagaaacaaacagaactttcacactgtagcctgtccagtcatgaaactggttttcaaagcttctctgatgcgcaccacgccctcctgtgctcttctaaccgccctggtgtctggctgtgcgtaaccagcagccaggcgatttgcctaacctcccaccccgccataaacgtctcccccttactctcacagagattgtggagcacacagcaagcagtaataacagtgggaaaattggtttcactgaggtctaaccgagtcagtaaactgcgccagcgcacttttaaacatccaaatgcacattctaccaccattctgcacttg
Above is a window of Natator depressus isolate rNatDep1 chromosome 9, rNatDep2.hap1, whole genome shotgun sequence DNA encoding:
- the LOC141993460 gene encoding zinc finger and SCAN domain-containing protein 29-like, with protein sequence MGRGIRAIRTRNAKTFVKISQGMKDRGHNRDPKQCHVKLKELRQAYQKTREANGCSGSEPQTCRFYDELHAILGGSATTTPAVLFDSFNGDGGNTEAGFGDEEDDDEEVVDSSQQGSGETIFPDSQELFLTLDLEPVPPESTQSCLPDPPGGEGTSAACVSRITGSSPSQRLAKIRRRKKCTRDEMFSELMLFSHTDRAQTNAWRQTMSE